A stretch of DNA from Mycolicibacterium celeriflavum:
CCGATCTCGAGCACTGCGGCGAGGGCGAACAGCACTACCGATTTGAGCACTATCACGACACTCAGCGTGCCGTGATAGTGCGCAAAATGTCGTCAGAGCGCGGCGTGTCGTGTGCAAACACGCACGCTCGCGACGCAGAGGGGGCGGGGCAGAGGTACCCCGCGACGACTACGCGAGGTGGGCGCTGTCGTCGTCGAGGTCGTCGCGGCTGAGACCCATCGGCGTCGCGACGGGCAGGTCGCCGCCCGCGATCACCTTGCGGGTGATCGGGGTCAAGGCGCGAAACAGCGCCTCGACCTCGTCATCGTCCAAGGCGTCGAGTGCGGGCAGAGCAAGTGTGTCGGTGCAGTCTTCGATCCGCTGCTTGAGGTCCCGACCGGCGTCGGTGAGGCCGCCGCCGCGGAGGAGCCCGCGGCTCGCAAGCCGGTCCTCGTAGAACCGCCACTGCTCGTCGTCGTAGTCGCGGCTGCGCATGATCATCTCCCTTGGCACCCGGCCAGCCGCGGCGTGCAGGACATTGCTCTCGCGCCCCGATATCCCATGGGCGAGGAGCACCGCGACGTGGCCGTCGCCGCGCTGTTCCCGCAGCAGGGTGGTCGCGTGCCACAGCTTGGCCAACGGCTCGTCCGGCCACGGCAGCGCCGCATTGGCGGCGAACAAGGGGCGACCGTCCACCGAGGCGTTGCGGGCAACCTCGGCCGCCAGATCCGCCGCGACGGTCACGTCGTCGCCGTCGCCCACGCCGTACCGCTTCAGCGCCGCTACCGCGGATTCCAGCCGAGCGCGCAGCGCGTCGGCCGGCGCAGCGACATCCCATGCCGCGGGCAAGGCTTTGGCGACGCGGTGCGGCGCGAAGTTGTAGAACGCGGCCGTCACCACTTCGGCGGGCACCACCCCTAACGGTGCCGACCGGGCCGCGAAGTAGCCCATCCAGAAGCTCTTGTAGCCAAGGCCGTCGAGCGCTGAGCGAGCCTCGGGAGCGAAATAGGTGATGGCGTGCACGGGTTCGAGTCGCTCGAAGAATCGGCGCGCCAGTGTTGGTTGCCTGTCCACGTCGGAAGTTAACCATGAGCCTCCCGGACGGGTTGCCGGGGACCGCGCACAAAACTCGAACACCGGGAACGACTCCTGAAGACGGCGCCAACATGCGGCTCGCGGTCTAGCTCGGCTCTGAAAACTCCTCAGATACAGCCGAACTCGCCTCGTCGATGATTGCCCGCATCGCCTTCTCGGCGGCTACTTCGTCGCGCATCCTGATCGCTCGTGCGACCTCGTCATGCAGATCGATGGCGGCCGGGTTCGGTGTCTCGGGCATCATGCCATGATGCGTTCGTCCGGTGAGCACCTCGGCGACCACGCCGTCCAGTGCACGGAACATCTCGTTTCCGCTGGCATCCAGCAAAGTGCGATGGAACAGCTTGTCGGCCTCCAGATAGGCGTCGAGGTCACCGGCCCGCCCGTGCACCACCATGTCCGAAACGGCGGCTGCCATGGCGCGGCACTGATCTGGATCGGCCCTGCGCGCGGCCAACGCCGCAGCGGCGGGTTCGAAGCCGCGGCGCAGCTCTGAAAGCGAAACCAGTTGGGCGGCGCGGTCACCGGCATCCAACCGCCACCGAATCAGCCGGGGGTCGAATACGTTCCACTTGTCGGCGGGCTGAATCGTGATGCCGACCCTGCGCCGCGATTCCACCATGCCCATCGACTCGAGCACGCGGATCACCTCGCGCGCGACGCTGCGCGACAGCCCGTGCCGCGCGCTCACGCCGTCGAGGGTCAGCACCGCACCGGCGGGGTACTCACCCGAGACGATCGCCGTCCCCAGCGCAGTGAGTAGACCGCCGTGCAACGCGCCGACGATTGGTTCAGGCATCACGTATACATCTTTTCATAGCTTTTCCCGCATGCTTAAAGACATATCTTTGTGTGATGGTATTGCAATAGTATGCCTTTTAAGGCAAGCTGTGTGACGCCAAACACAACTAGGTAGGTGGATCAATGGCCTCACCGATCGTCGTCATGGGCGTCTCGGGCTCGGGGAAATCGACCGTCGGCGCTGCGCTGGCGCAGCGCCTGCGCGTTCCGTTCGCCGACGCGGACGACTTCCATCCGCCGGCGAACGTCGCGAAGATGACCGCCGGTGAACCGCTGAACGACGACGACCGCTATCCGTGGCTGGAAGCGATCGGTGAGTGGCTGGCCGAGCGGTGCGCCACCGGCGGGGTGATGAGCTGTTCGGCGCTCAAGCGCAAGTATCGCGATCAGCTACGGCGTCACTGTCCCGACATCGAAATGCTGCATCTCGCTGGAACACCGGAGGTCATCGGCAGGCGTCAGGCCAGCCGACCCGGTCACTTCATGCCCGCCTCACTGCTGGCCTCGCAATTCGACACGCTCGAACCACTGGAACCCGATGAGCGCGGCGTGGACATCGATGTCGACCAGAGCATCGATGCCATCATCGAAAGTTACATCGCCTCAACTGATACGCGCGGAACCGAGGAGAACCGATGAACGTGACACTCGCCGTGCTGGCGGCCGACACCGAGTTGCCTGAGCCCGTCGCGTCGGGGTGGCAGCTGATCGCCGCGGCGTTGGTCGGTATCGCGCTCATCGTCGTGCTCATCACGGTCGCGAAGCTCCATCCCTTCCTCGCGTTGATCTTCGGCGCGTTGGCCGTCGGTGTGGTCGCCGGTGTGAACATCGGTGACGTGCTCGACTCCTTCGGCGACGGTTTCGGCACCACCGCTGCCGGCGTCGGCATCCTGATCGCGCTGGGGGCGATGTTCGCCAAGCTGCTCGCCGACTCCGGAGGCGCCGACGAGATCGTCGACACGATCGTGGGACGCGCCTCCCCGAGGGCGCTTCCGTGGGCGATGGCGTTGGTAGGCGCGATCATCGGCTTACCGATGTTCTTCGAGATTGGCGTGGTTCTGCTGATGCCGGTCATCTATCTGGTCGCCAAGCGGTCCGGCCTCTCGCTGATAACCATCGGGATACCTGCGCTGGCGGGCCTTTCCGCGATGCACGGGTTGGTGCCCCCGCATCCAGGCCCGTTGACCGCAATCGACCTGTTGGACGCTGACCTCGGCATTACGCTGGCTTTGGGTGTGGCCGTTGCGATTCCGACCGTCATCGTCGCGGGGCCGCTATTCGGCAAGCTCGCAGGCCGCTGGGTCGTCATCGACATTCCAGACCGGTTCGAGGCCGACGACATCGGTGGCAGCGGTGGTGGCGGCGCGCAAACCGCACAGGTCGAAGGCGGCGTTGCGACGCAGACGGCGACCCGTATCCGGCCGAAATTCGGTATCACGTTGTTCTCAGTACTGCTGCCGGTAGGTCTGATGATGGGCAAGGCGCTCGCCGACATCTTCATCGACGACGAGAGCAATGTGCTGCGACAGGCTTTCGACATTCTGGGCCGCCCTCTGATGGCGCTGCTGATCGCGGTCATCGTCGGAATCTTCACCCTCGGCCGGGGCGCCGCGATGACCCGCGCTCAGATCACCAAGTGCATCGAATCGTCGCTGCCGCCGGTCGCAGGCATCATCCTCATCGTCGCGGCGGGTGGCGGCTTCAAGCAGGTGCTGGTCGACACCGGTATCGGCACCCAATTGGCCGAGTGGGCCAAGGGCGCCAACGTCTCGGTGATCCTGCTGGCTTGGGTGCTGGCCGTGTTGATCCGATTGGCAACGGGTTCGGCGACGGTCGCCACGATCACCGCATCTTCTTTGATGCTCGGCCTGGTCGAGGGCATGAGCACCGGCGAGGTGTCGTTGGTGGTGCTCGCCGTAGGCGCGGGTTCGCTGTTCTTCTCACACGTCAACGACGCGGGCTTCTGGCTGATCAAGGAGTTCTTCGGCATGACGGTGGGGCAGACCATCAAGTCCTGGTCGATCATGGAGACCGTGCTGTCGGTGACCGGCCTGGTACTGGTGCTGATACTCGGGCTGCTCATCTGACGTCCCGAGTCGTTGTCAGCGCTTGACGACCTGAGTGCCGCCTGCGAGCTCGTCGTGCTTGCCCTGCTTGGTCGGGCTGCCGCTGATCGTGACCGCGATGACGACGATCGCGATGAACCCGAGCAGGCCTCCGACAAACGGGATGACCGGAAGCAGCGTCCAGGAATTGCGGATGGCCGATTGGGCGGCGGTCGGCTTGGGCGCCCCTCCGGGGCCTCGGACGCTGAGCCCGAGGATCTTCTTGCCCGGCGTCCAGCCTTGGATGGTCTCGAAGGCGAAGAAGTAGAGGAACATCAGGACGCCGGTGAACAGCCCGGTGACCATGGTGTTGGAGGCGCTGTCGGTCGCGAAGGCGAGCAGCCAGCTCACGATCCCGACGAGGATCCCGTCGATGAGCCGGGCGAGCCAGCGTAGGAGCAGGCCACCGGGTTGCCCGCTCGTCGAATAGCCGCCGTACTGGCCGGGCTCGGGCCCGAAGTTTCCGCTAGTCACCTGGGTCAATGTACCGGTGACCGGCACCGGTAAGGGCCGCTTTGGTGCGCGCCGGTGAAGGCCTCAGCGAAGCTTGCGCTGTTGGCGTTTGGCCTCTTTGCGCGCCTGCTCGGCCTGCTTGCGCGCGGTCTCGGCTTGCTTGCGCGCGGTCTCGGCGAGCTCCGCGGCACGACCGCGGGCGGTCTCGGCCAGTTCGGGTGCGCGGTCGCGAGCCACATCCGCGAACTCCGAGCCGCGCTCGCGCGCCACGTCGGCGAGGACCGCTCCGCGTTTGCGTGCGACCTCGGCAATTTCCGGTCCGCGTTCGCGCGCGACCTCGGCCAGTTCCGCTCCGCGTTTGCGTGCGACTTCGGCGATCTCCGGTCCGCGTTCGCGCGCGACCTCGGCGAGTTCGGCACCGCGTTCGCGGGCGACGGAGGCGAGCTCGCGGCCCCGTTCGGCGCCGACATGAAGACCGTGGCCGACCTTGTCCGCGAGTGCGCTGTCGGCGAGTGTGCCGCCGGCGGCCGCGCCGACGGGCAGCGCCGCGGTGACCGCTTCGGACACCTTGTGCGCCGCGCGTCGACCCCGCCACCCGAGCGAGGGTTTGCCTTCGGTGTCGACCGCGGCGATGATCAGCCCGCCGATCAAGCTGACGTCGGTGATGAACGCGCGGCGTTCGTCGGCTTTGCGCTGCGGATCTGTCTCGCTCCAGAACGTATGCCCGCCAAGGCTGCCCGGCACCACGCTGAGCGCGAGCGCCGCCGAAGCCAATCGTGGCAGTTTGCCGGTGGCCAGGAGGAGTCCGCCACCGATCTGGACGGCCGCAGTGGCGCGGGCGACCGTCTCGGCGTTAGCGGGCACGTTGGTGCCGACCGGATCGGGCAGCTTGCTCAAGCCCTCCAGGGTCGGGCGTGCGGCGTCGGCCGCCGGTTTCGGGCTACGTAATGCCTCGACACCTCTTGCGATGAAGGCTGCTGACAGCATCGGGCGCGCGATACGTCGAATCAACATGGCCCAGGAGTTCCCAAGCGGATCAGAGCGCAAACGTCAATATGATGTGGCCGTCGGAGCCACGTCGGCGCATCGGCAGCGCGTACCAGAACAGCGCGAGCGCGAGCAGAGAGACGCCACCGGCGATCCAGGCCGGGGTCCGCCCGACGACGGTGTCGAAGATGATCGTCGCCACGCCGGCGAGGGCGACGCCCAGCAGCAGCATGCCGACGAGCGCGTAGGTGTGCGCGGAGGACACCAACGCTCCCATGCGGCGACGGCGGAACAACAGTCGGTGCATGCTGACGGGGGCGATCAGCAGTATGGTCGCCCCGATCGAGCAGGCCACGGTGAGCAGATACACCCTCTGCATGACCACGTCGAGCTCGTAGAAGCGGTCGGTGAACGGCAAGATCAGCAGAAAGCCGGTGAGCAGCTGGACTCCGGTCTGGGCGACCCGCAACTCCTGCAGAAGGCTCGCCCAATTGCGGTCCAACCGTTGGGTTTCCGTCTCGTTGCGGCCGTCGTCCCCACGCTTGTGCGCTTCCGGGTGTTCGATGTCCACAGCTGATTCTGGCAGCCTGCGCGGCGGACGGCCCGTCGAATAGCGGTTTTCCGGTCGGGTCTAGCGGTTTCCGTCGTCACGATTGTTTGTCCTCGGGTGAATGAAGATGCCCTCGGCCTCGACGGTGACGCCCTCGTCGTCGGCGATGTGTCCGATCGCGAAAGTCTTGACACCATCGACGCGCTCGACGTGCGCCTCGGCGCGCAGCGGTAGTCCCAGTCGGGTGCCGCGACGATAGCGCAGCGTCAACGTGCCGGTGACCGCGGGCATTCCAGGTTGGTGCGCGGTGGCGCCGAGAACATGATCGAGCAGCATCGCGCACACCCCGCCGTGCACGTGTCCGGCCGGGCCTTCGAATGCCGCGCCGAGCACGAACTCCGCCCACGCGGATCCGTCGGGTTCGTGGTGCACGACCAGCGGGGGAGCGACGGGGTTGCGCACTCCCATCACGACGTTGCCCCATGCCATGAGCTGTCCGTCTCCGGTGTGCTCCAGGCCGAACGAGCCCTCGCGCAGCGCGGCGGTCTCGAGTTCCGCTGTCGCGCCGTCGATCTTGTCAATCACGGACTTCACCGACGACTCATCCGCTTGGGAGCGGATGCTGACGTCGATGAGTCGGCGTACCGACTGTGCCAGCGGCTCGTAGACCGACCGCAGCTGCTCGAGCTCAGAAGTCGTCACCGCCTCAGCGTGCGGAATTCGGCGGCGGGTCGCAACACCACGTCCCGGCCAGTGGTGAGGCGACGACCTATCTGACCTGCCGTTGTTAGGCTGGGCAAATGACCGACGACGCGTCTGGCGCCAAGCCGAACCTGGCGGCGACCAGTTTTGCGCTGCTGGGCATGCTGTCCTACGAGTACGAACTCTCGGGCTACGACATCCGCAAGTGGATCGACTGGAGCATGCGCTTCTACTACGGAAGCCCCGCCTACAGCCAGATCTACACCGAGCTCAAGAAGTTGGAGAAACTCGGTCTGGTGACCTCGCGCTCGGACGACACGGGTGCGCGAAACCGCCGGTTGTACAAGATCACCGAAGCGGGTCTCGATGCGGTCACGCGTTGGGCGAATGAAGCGCCGGTGGATCCACCGAACCTCAAGCACGCGCCGCTGCTGCGGGTGACGTTGGGACATCTGACGACGCCCGAACGGCTCAAGGAGGTGCTGCAGGAACACGTGGCGTATGCCGACGAGATGCACCGCAACGCCGCCAAGGACGCGCGATGGGCCGGCGCGGATCCGTCCTGGGCATACGCCCGGGTGGCGCTGCAGTGGGCCGAGCGGTACTACGCCAATGAGCGCGAACTGGCGTTGAAGATGATCAAAGAGCTTGACGAGGCTCAAGCTTCGTTCCCCAAGGCGGGGGAAGGCGGCCGGACGAAGGTTCCGTGGCCGGCACCCGAGTACTGGTACGAGATCGAGAAGAAGGCCGAAGCCGACGACTGACTATCCCGCGGCCGCGTCGTGAGCCGCGATGTAGCCGTACACCAAGCCTTGCGCAATCGTCGCGCCGGCGCCGGGGTAGGTGGCCCCGAACGCGTTGGCGGCGGTGTTCCCGATCGCATACAGCCCGTCGATTGCGGTGCCGTCCTCGCGTAGCACCCGGGCCCGCTCATCGGCGCGCAGGCCGCCGCAGGTGCCCAGGTCACTGAGTACCATCTTCACGGCGTAGTAGGGGCCGCGGACGAGCGCACGGAGGTTCGGATTCGGCGTCACTGTCAGATCGCCGTAGTAGCGGTCGTAGGCGCTGCGGCCGCGTCCGAAGTCGGAATCCTGTCCGGCATAGGCCATTTCGTTGAACCGCTGCATGGTCGCGACGAACTGTGATTCCGATACGCCGATCTTGCGGCCGAGGTCGGCTAGATTGCCGGCGCGGTGCGCGATGCCGGCGTCGTACCACGCCGCGGGAATGGCCATCCGTGGGTACAGGTCGGCGGCGAAGACATAACTGTTGCGATACTTCTGGTCGAACACGATCCACATGGATTCGACCGGGTTGCCCGCGCGTTCACGTTCCAGCACCCGTTGGCCGAACGACATGTAATCCGTCGCTTCGTTGACGAACCGGCTACCCGTCTGGTCGACGATCAGCGATCCGGGCAGTGACCGTTCGGCCAGCATCACCTTGGGCGCACCGCCGGGCAGTGCAGCGACCGCCGGGAACCACCACGACTGGTCCATGAGAACGATTGCGGCGCCGACGTCTTGGCCGACGCGGATCGCGTCGCCGGTGTTGGTCTCCGCGCCGAGGCTTGCATGTTCGCCGAGCGATTCCGACTGGAACTTCCAACGCATGTCCATGCTGTGGTCGAAGCCGCCGGCCGCGAGCACGACGCCGCGGCGGGCGACGGCGGTGATCGTATGGCCTCGGTGGTCGAGGACCGCACCCGTCACGCGGCCGTCGTCATCGGTGGTGAGGCGCCGCAACGACGTTGCGGTCCAGATCGGGATGCCGGCCTCGAGCACACCGGCGAACAGTCCGGCCGCCAGGGCTTGACCACCCGCGGCGTATCGACGGCCCAACAGCAGACCGCCGACGCCTTGGCCGAGTCGTTTCACCACCAGCGGCAAACCTTTTCGGGGCACCCGCGACATCAGGTTGAGCCAGCGGTAGTCGGCGCCCGTCGTCGGCATCGGGATCTTCACTTCCATGACACCGGGACGCAGTCGCGAGCGGTACTCGCCGAGCAAGGCGGTGTCCAGCGGGCGGCACTCGCATGTCCGGCCCGCCGCGGAACCGCCGGGCGCCTCGGGGTGATAGTCCGAGTAGTCCCTCGCCCAGAACAGCCGCATCCGCGTGGTCCGCCGCAGCAGCTCCACGGTCGCATCGACGTGGGCGAGAAATGCCGCGGATCGCTGTGCCGGTGCGGTGCCATCGACCACCGCATCGAGATACGTCTGAGCCCGCTGCGCGGTGTCGCCGCCACCGCTCTCTTCGAGCACCCGGCTGGCGGGAAACCACAGCGCCCCACCGGAGCGTGCAGTCGAACCGCCGACGTAATCGGACTTCTCGACGATCAGGACGCTCAGGCCCTGCTCGTGGGCCGCCAGCGCGGCTGCCATCCCCGTACCGGATCCCACCACCAGAAGGTCGACGGTGCTGTCCTCAACGGTCACGCTCGAGGGGATGGCGGGGTGCGGCGCAGTGGTCACGACCTGAAGCTAGGCCGTCTCGGCGCCCGAGGGCACCAGGCGTCCTGATGAGCGGAACGCTCGGTGTTGCGCCCTGGCGTACGGGAGTACAAAGGTCCAATGACGTTAGAGTCCGATGTCGAGGTCCGACAGATCGAAGCTGGGGCGGCGCCAACCCGGTTCGCCAGGGGTTGGCATTGCCTGGGGCTCATCCGTGATTTCGGTGACGGCCAACCGCATTCGGTGAGCGCGTTCGGTCAGAAGTTGGTGGTGTTCCGCAGCGGCGACGGAAAGATCAACGTCCTCGACGCCTACTGCCGGCATATGGGCGGCGACCTCAGTCAGGGAACGGTCAAGGGCAACGAGATCGCATGTCCCTTCCATGACTGGCGGTGGGGCGGTGACGGCCGGTGCAAGCGGGTCCCCTACAGCAAGCGCACACCGCGCCTGGCGCGCACCGCGACGTGGACGACGCTCGAGCAGGACGGGATGTTGTTCGTCTGGAACGACCCCGAGGGCAGTCCGCCGCCCGCTGACGTGACCATTCCGCGCATCGAGGGCGCCACGAGCGACGAGTGGACCGACTGGCACTGGTACACCACGGTGGTCAACACGAACTGCCGCGAGATCATCGACAACGTCGTCGACATGGCGCACTTCTTCTACATCCACGGCTCGATGCCGACGCACTTCAAGAACATCTTCGAAGGGCACCTTGCGACGCAGTACATGAACAGCGGTTCCCGCGGGGACATCCCGGATCCGGAGGGCCAGCCGCGACTGCTCGGCACGACCTCGGTGGCGTCGTACTACGGCCCCTCATTCATGATCGACGACCTCACCTACCACTTCGAGACGGACGACCAGAACACGATCCTGATCAACTGCCATTACCCGATCGACGCCAATTCGTTTGTCCTGCAGTACGGCATCATCGTCAAGAAGTCGGCCAACCTTCCCGAGGACGCGGCGATGCAGGCCGCGATCGCGCTCGGTGACTGGGTCAAGGTCGGATTCGAGCAGGATGTGCAGATCTGGAAGAACAAGGCGCGCATCGACAACCCGCTGCTGTGCGAGGAGGACGGGCCGGTATATCAGCTGCGCCGCTGGTATGAGCAGTTCTACGTCGATGTCGCCCACGTGGCACCGGACATGGTGGACCGGTTCGAATACGAGATCGACGTCACCCGCCCACGCGAAGCGTGGCAGCAGGAGGTCGA
This window harbors:
- a CDS encoding PaaI family thioesterase, whose amino-acid sequence is MTTSELEQLRSVYEPLAQSVRRLIDVSIRSQADESSVKSVIDKIDGATAELETAALREGSFGLEHTGDGQLMAWGNVVMGVRNPVAPPLVVHHEPDGSAWAEFVLGAAFEGPAGHVHGGVCAMLLDHVLGATAHQPGMPAVTGTLTLRYRRGTRLGLPLRAEAHVERVDGVKTFAIGHIADDEGVTVEAEGIFIHPRTNNRDDGNR
- a CDS encoding DUF6328 family protein; this translates as MDIEHPEAHKRGDDGRNETETQRLDRNWASLLQELRVAQTGVQLLTGFLLILPFTDRFYELDVVMQRVYLLTVACSIGATILLIAPVSMHRLLFRRRRMGALVSSAHTYALVGMLLLGVALAGVATIIFDTVVGRTPAWIAGGVSLLALALFWYALPMRRRGSDGHIILTFAL
- a CDS encoding Rieske 2Fe-2S domain-containing protein, whose translation is MTLESDVEVRQIEAGAAPTRFARGWHCLGLIRDFGDGQPHSVSAFGQKLVVFRSGDGKINVLDAYCRHMGGDLSQGTVKGNEIACPFHDWRWGGDGRCKRVPYSKRTPRLARTATWTTLEQDGMLFVWNDPEGSPPPADVTIPRIEGATSDEWTDWHWYTTVVNTNCREIIDNVVDMAHFFYIHGSMPTHFKNIFEGHLATQYMNSGSRGDIPDPEGQPRLLGTTSVASYYGPSFMIDDLTYHFETDDQNTILINCHYPIDANSFVLQYGIIVKKSANLPEDAAMQAAIALGDWVKVGFEQDVQIWKNKARIDNPLLCEEDGPVYQLRRWYEQFYVDVAHVAPDMVDRFEYEIDVTRPREAWQQEVEANIAQAANG
- a CDS encoding FadR/GntR family transcriptional regulator — encoded protein: MPEPIVGALHGGLLTALGTAIVSGEYPAGAVLTLDGVSARHGLSRSVAREVIRVLESMGMVESRRRVGITIQPADKWNVFDPRLIRWRLDAGDRAAQLVSLSELRRGFEPAAAALAARRADPDQCRAMAAAVSDMVVHGRAGDLDAYLEADKLFHRTLLDASGNEMFRALDGVVAEVLTGRTHHGMMPETPNPAAIDLHDEVARAIRMRDEVAAEKAMRAIIDEASSAVSEEFSEPS
- a CDS encoding PadR family transcriptional regulator, whose protein sequence is MTDDASGAKPNLAATSFALLGMLSYEYELSGYDIRKWIDWSMRFYYGSPAYSQIYTELKKLEKLGLVTSRSDDTGARNRRLYKITEAGLDAVTRWANEAPVDPPNLKHAPLLRVTLGHLTTPERLKEVLQEHVAYADEMHRNAAKDARWAGADPSWAYARVALQWAERYYANERELALKMIKELDEAQASFPKAGEGGRTKVPWPAPEYWYEIEKKAEADD
- a CDS encoding gluconokinase; translated protein: MASPIVVMGVSGSGKSTVGAALAQRLRVPFADADDFHPPANVAKMTAGEPLNDDDRYPWLEAIGEWLAERCATGGVMSCSALKRKYRDQLRRHCPDIEMLHLAGTPEVIGRRQASRPGHFMPASLLASQFDTLEPLEPDERGVDIDVDQSIDAIIESYIASTDTRGTEENR
- a CDS encoding RDD family protein yields the protein MTSGNFGPEPGQYGGYSTSGQPGGLLLRWLARLIDGILVGIVSWLLAFATDSASNTMVTGLFTGVLMFLYFFAFETIQGWTPGKKILGLSVRGPGGAPKPTAAQSAIRNSWTLLPVIPFVGGLLGFIAIVVIAVTISGSPTKQGKHDELAGGTQVVKR
- a CDS encoding SCO6745 family protein, whose translation is MDRQPTLARRFFERLEPVHAITYFAPEARSALDGLGYKSFWMGYFAARSAPLGVVPAEVVTAAFYNFAPHRVAKALPAAWDVAAPADALRARLESAVAALKRYGVGDGDDVTVAADLAAEVARNASVDGRPLFAANAALPWPDEPLAKLWHATTLLREQRGDGHVAVLLAHGISGRESNVLHAAAGRVPREMIMRSRDYDDEQWRFYEDRLASRGLLRGGGLTDAGRDLKQRIEDCTDTLALPALDALDDDEVEALFRALTPITRKVIAGGDLPVATPMGLSRDDLDDDSAHLA
- a CDS encoding GntP family permease, translating into MNVTLAVLAADTELPEPVASGWQLIAAALVGIALIVVLITVAKLHPFLALIFGALAVGVVAGVNIGDVLDSFGDGFGTTAAGVGILIALGAMFAKLLADSGGADEIVDTIVGRASPRALPWAMALVGAIIGLPMFFEIGVVLLMPVIYLVAKRSGLSLITIGIPALAGLSAMHGLVPPHPGPLTAIDLLDADLGITLALGVAVAIPTVIVAGPLFGKLAGRWVVIDIPDRFEADDIGGSGGGGAQTAQVEGGVATQTATRIRPKFGITLFSVLLPVGLMMGKALADIFIDDESNVLRQAFDILGRPLMALLIAVIVGIFTLGRGAAMTRAQITKCIESSLPPVAGIILIVAAGGGFKQVLVDTGIGTQLAEWAKGANVSVILLAWVLAVLIRLATGSATVATITASSLMLGLVEGMSTGEVSLVVLAVGAGSLFFSHVNDAGFWLIKEFFGMTVGQTIKSWSIMETVLSVTGLVLVLILGLLI
- a CDS encoding 3-ketosteroid-delta-1-dehydrogenase; the protein is MTTAPHPAIPSSVTVEDSTVDLLVVGSGTGMAAALAAHEQGLSVLIVEKSDYVGGSTARSGGALWFPASRVLEESGGGDTAQRAQTYLDAVVDGTAPAQRSAAFLAHVDATVELLRRTTRMRLFWARDYSDYHPEAPGGSAAGRTCECRPLDTALLGEYRSRLRPGVMEVKIPMPTTGADYRWLNLMSRVPRKGLPLVVKRLGQGVGGLLLGRRYAAGGQALAAGLFAGVLEAGIPIWTATSLRRLTTDDDGRVTGAVLDHRGHTITAVARRGVVLAAGGFDHSMDMRWKFQSESLGEHASLGAETNTGDAIRVGQDVGAAIVLMDQSWWFPAVAALPGGAPKVMLAERSLPGSLIVDQTGSRFVNEATDYMSFGQRVLERERAGNPVESMWIVFDQKYRNSYVFAADLYPRMAIPAAWYDAGIAHRAGNLADLGRKIGVSESQFVATMQRFNEMAYAGQDSDFGRGRSAYDRYYGDLTVTPNPNLRALVRGPYYAVKMVLSDLGTCGGLRADERARVLREDGTAIDGLYAIGNTAANAFGATYPGAGATIAQGLVYGYIAAHDAAAG
- a CDS encoding DoxX family protein translates to MLIRRIARPMLSAAFIARGVEALRSPKPAADAARPTLEGLSKLPDPVGTNVPANAETVARATAAVQIGGGLLLATGKLPRLASAALALSVVPGSLGGHTFWSETDPQRKADERRAFITDVSLIGGLIIAAVDTEGKPSLGWRGRRAAHKVSEAVTAALPVGAAAGGTLADSALADKVGHGLHVGAERGRELASVARERGAELAEVARERGPEIAEVARKRGAELAEVARERGPEIAEVARKRGAVLADVARERGSEFADVARDRAPELAETARGRAAELAETARKQAETARKQAEQARKEAKRQQRKLR